The following coding sequences are from one Carassius auratus strain Wakin chromosome 15, ASM336829v1, whole genome shotgun sequence window:
- the LOC113115547 gene encoding uncharacterized protein C11orf53 homolog, with protein sequence METECSKRVYQGVRVKHTVKDLLAERRSRQTSGPRYPGASSPPSPFGPMTGSHMLPSYYGMRRPFISDAEFCSSTKSFSADVYPSSLTGKSLSCDTGCVPGYSSLIDSFYPESFGDYRSTAFSSGGSTIFSPSALSSLLPSYSSDTSHYLLRDSWEATGGDGVEGLCGDALAPMPLSTPSSLVNPGTVSPTQFRSSSRDSSMTSSQSYSLHSLDEVNYHSSFQTNSGSFASPSFMTEPATKLVPVLPSEDTESAPSALSDSLAWGKEDTASTWSQYEVRRAF encoded by the exons ATGGAAACGG aatGCTCGAAGAGAGTGTATCAGGGAGTCAGGGTGAAGCACACGGTGAAAGATCTGCTGGCAGAGAGGAGGTCACGGCAGACGAGCGGCCCGCGCTACCCT GGTGCCTCGTCTCCTCCGAGTCCATTTGGTCCAATGACTG GTTCTCATATGCTTCCTAGTTACTATGGCATGAGAAGACCTTTCATTTCAGACGCAGAGTTTTGTTCCTCAACAAAATCATTTTCTGCTGACGTCTACCCCTCATCGCTAACGGGAAAGTCTCTCTCGTGTGACACCGGATGCGTGCCTGGTTATTCCTCACTTATAGACAGCTTCTACCCGGAGTCTTTTGGCGACTACCGCAGCACTGCTTTCTCCAGCGGAGGAAGTACAATATTCTCGCCCTCTGCATTGTCTTCTTTGCTCCCTTCTTACTCCAGTGACACTTCACATTATTTGCTG AGGGACTCTTGGGAGGCCACGGGGGGCGACGGAGTGGAGGGTTTGTGTGGAGATGCTCTGGCTCCCATGCCCCTATCTACACCCAGTTCTCTGGTCAACCCCGGCACCGTCAGCCCGACCCAGTTCCGCTCATCGTCCCGGGACTCTAGCATGACGTCTTCACAGTCATACTCTCTCCATTCACTAGATGAAGTCAATTATCACTCCTCATTTCAGACCAACTCTGGCAGCTTTGCTTCCCCTTCATTCATGACTGAGCCTGCGACCAAACTAGTGCCAGTACTTCCCTCAGAAGATACTGAAAGTGCCCCTTCAGCCTTGAGCGACAGCCTGGCTTGGGGCAAGGAGGACACTGCTAGCACTTGGTCACAGTATGAGGTCAGAAGGGCATTCTGA